The genomic segment TCGTCGGCCCCGATTATCCGAACTCGACGGTGTTTCAGCGGCTCGCCGACGCGATCATGCTCTTTTACGACGAGGCTGAGGCGGACCGTATGTTCGCCGAGGCCGGGTTCGAAACGTTCGAACATCGCATCCAACAGCGCGCGTCCGGCACGCCTCGGGCGATCACCACGATCGCGCGCGTCCCGGACGACAACAACGCGGTGGATCCGGTCTAGGCGGTCGCATCGAGGGTGGCGATCACCGCGTCGTTCACGGCGAGCCGAACCGTCACGGTGTCGCCCGGTTCGATCGCCGGTCGGTTCGTATCCGCCACCCGGAGCGAGGCGGTCTCACCTGCCCGCCACTCGCTCGTCGTCGCGCTGTTGAACGCCCCGGTTGGAGCGCTCTCGAACCCGCGCGCGGAAAAGAACGGCACGGGTGGCTGTTCGTCGAGCGACTCGCCGTCGACCCGAACGCGAACCGAGAGTTCCTCGGGGTCGATCGCGTCACCGGAGAGATGCGTCACTCGTAGCTCGCCGGCAGGATCGACGGTCAACTCGAACGCGGCGACGGTCGGTTCTGAAGGGGGTTCGATCGAGGCGGTCGCACCCACCGTGACGGCGAGCAGAACCGTCACCGCGAGCAGACAGACGACGCCGACAACGGGAGTGAGTCCACGGGATG from the Natronomonas salsuginis genome contains:
- a CDS encoding type IV pilin N-terminal domain-containing protein, with the protein product MSSRGLTPVVGVVCLLAVTVLLAVTVGATASIEPPSEPTVAAFELTVDPAGELRVTHLSGDAIDPEELSVRVRVDGESLDEQPPVPFFSARGFESAPTGAFNSATTSEWRAGETASLRVADTNRPAIEPGDTVTVRLAVNDAVIATLDATA